From Actinopolyspora lacussalsi, a single genomic window includes:
- a CDS encoding O-antigen ligase (product_source=COG3307; cog=COG3307; pfam=PF04932; superfamily=81342; transmembrane_helix_parts=Outside_1_19,TMhelix_20_40,Inside_41_52,TMhelix_53_72,Outside_73_86,TMhelix_87_106,Inside_107_135,TMhelix_136_158,Outside_159_172,TMhelix_173_195,Inside_196_206,TMhelix_207_224,Outside_225_228,TMhelix_229_248,Inside_249_254,TMhelix_255_277,Outside_278_331,TMhelix_332_354,Inside_355_373,TMhelix_374_396,Outside_397_429) — translation MLDYRHFLADASGFRSDRDTIRLTVCALAFIIASEYEFRLRDQDQSISGNPDLFVLLEIATYGVVACWLFLRFRPTPRLTTAHWTTLAAYAYVAVLFLSTVYSPYFEMALVRSCQMAIILALTRTTARHSDRASMHFFAHAYSALITVSVIFGVLVPFPRRESQPDRFTWLHLHPVAAGQLLAIAVIVLASYVIGRRNTRTGPRWPLGIYLGMLTVCSGGLIATNTRSAALAAAVGSIVALWIRWRGTRRLEITAFLSVGVLTVVLAAAPAIAGFFTRGHSMSRLLTLNARTELWGYALEAFAQRPLYGHGLSATRGLFLDEMGLGGGHNAVINLLVNTGLLGLIVWSALVIGIFVNTTRAKRLRPEPRADRTLIISVTLGMLANSVFAEALGAPANASAVWLLVLAAWAGMLRAETEPADNGNPAATR, via the coding sequence GTGCTCGACTATCGCCACTTCCTTGCCGACGCATCCGGTTTCCGCTCCGATCGGGACACGATACGACTGACCGTGTGCGCACTGGCGTTCATCATAGCCAGCGAGTACGAATTCCGACTCCGCGATCAGGACCAATCCATCTCGGGCAATCCGGACCTTTTCGTGCTGCTCGAGATCGCCACCTACGGAGTGGTCGCCTGCTGGTTGTTCCTGCGGTTCCGTCCCACGCCGAGACTCACGACTGCCCACTGGACGACACTGGCGGCTTACGCCTACGTCGCGGTGCTCTTCTTGTCCACAGTGTACTCTCCGTATTTCGAGATGGCGCTGGTGCGATCCTGCCAGATGGCGATCATCCTGGCGCTGACGCGCACGACGGCGCGGCACTCGGATCGCGCGAGCATGCACTTCTTCGCGCACGCCTACAGTGCGCTGATCACGGTATCGGTGATCTTCGGAGTACTTGTCCCCTTCCCGCGCAGGGAAAGCCAGCCGGATCGGTTCACCTGGTTGCACCTGCACCCCGTCGCCGCGGGGCAACTACTGGCGATCGCCGTGATCGTGCTCGCGAGCTACGTCATCGGCAGACGCAACACCAGGACCGGTCCGCGCTGGCCGCTGGGGATCTATCTCGGCATGCTGACCGTCTGTTCCGGCGGGCTGATCGCGACGAACACGCGGAGCGCGGCACTGGCCGCCGCCGTCGGTTCGATTGTGGCGCTGTGGATCAGGTGGCGGGGAACCCGCAGGCTGGAGATCACGGCTTTCCTGTCGGTCGGCGTGTTGACCGTGGTGCTGGCCGCCGCCCCGGCCATCGCCGGGTTCTTCACTCGCGGGCACTCGATGTCGCGGCTGCTGACCCTCAACGCCCGTACCGAACTGTGGGGCTACGCCCTCGAAGCCTTCGCCCAACGGCCGTTGTACGGCCACGGTCTGAGTGCCACTCGCGGGCTCTTCCTCGACGAGATGGGACTCGGCGGCGGTCACAACGCCGTGATCAACCTGCTCGTGAACACCGGCCTGCTCGGACTGATCGTCTGGTCGGCGTTGGTGATCGGTATATTCGTCAACACCACGCGCGCCAAGCGGCTGAGACCGGAACCGCGGGCGGACCGCACCCTCATCATCTCGGTCACCTTGGGCATGCTGGCCAACTCGGTGTTCGCCGAAGCCCTCGGTGCGCCCGCCAACGCATCGGCCGTGTGGCTGCTGGTGCTCGCGGCCTGGGCCGGGATGCTCCGAGCGGAAACGGAACCCGCGGACAACGGGAATCCCGCGGCCACCCGCTAA
- a CDS encoding AcrR family transcriptional regulator (product_source=COG1309; cath_funfam=1.10.10.60; cog=COG1309; pfam=PF00440,PF13305; superfamily=46689,48498) yields the protein MPRAGLSAERLIGEAAELADEVGFEQVTVSALARRFGVRVASLYSHLDGSHDLRTRIALLALEELTDRAAAELAGRAGRDALAAFADVYRDYARQHPGRYAASRYRLDPETAAASAGVRHARLLRSVLRGYDLTGDEQTHAVRLLGSVFHGYVSLELEGGFSHSAPDSGQSWARIVEVLDALLRNWPGAAQPGASQHDPSQRGS from the coding sequence GTGCCGAGAGCGGGGCTGAGCGCGGAACGCCTCATCGGTGAAGCGGCGGAGCTGGCCGACGAGGTCGGCTTCGAGCAGGTGACGGTCTCCGCGCTGGCCAGGCGATTCGGTGTCAGGGTCGCGAGCCTGTACTCACACCTGGACGGCTCGCACGACCTCAGGACCAGGATCGCGCTGCTCGCCCTGGAGGAGCTCACCGATCGTGCCGCTGCCGAACTGGCCGGACGGGCGGGCAGGGATGCCCTGGCTGCCTTCGCCGACGTCTACCGTGACTACGCTCGGCAGCATCCCGGCCGCTACGCCGCGAGCCGCTACCGGCTCGATCCGGAGACGGCGGCAGCGAGTGCCGGAGTCAGGCACGCGCGGCTCCTGCGCTCCGTCCTGCGGGGCTACGACCTCACCGGCGATGAGCAGACACACGCGGTTCGACTGCTGGGCAGTGTTTTCCACGGCTACGTCAGTCTGGAGCTGGAGGGCGGATTCAGCCACAGCGCTCCCGACAGCGGGCAATCCTGGGCACGAATCGTGGAAGTTCTCGATGCCCTGCTGCGGAACTGGCCCGGTGCCGCACAACCCGGTGCCTCACAGCACGACCCCTCACAGCGGGGGAGTTGA
- a CDS encoding glycosyltransferase involved in cell wall biosynthesis (product_source=COG0438; cath_funfam=3.40.50.2000; cog=COG0438; ko=KO:K00754; pfam=PF00534,PF13439; superfamily=53756), producing MTRSPFESPVTARKTAAVFRKAVRDRFRPHDHRNHSPSELLLVHPSAELYGSDRVFLESVRALTGAGHRVLVVLPQRGPLVPYLRRTGARVHHCPTAVLRKSVLHPTGLLGFLRDGLVALPAMLRLLSHRYAAVYISTITVPTWTLLAAALGHRVVTHVHEAEDTQPLPVRVGLTLPLLASRSVVVNSRAAASVLHRAIPRLRDRTSVIYNGVAGPGNPRVDTGNTRPGRLVLVGRLSPRKGTDTAVRALALLRERGHPVTLDLIGSVFDGYEWFEREIERLVRAHGLWDSVRLHGFDSDVWHHYAEADIALVPSRFEPFGNTAVEAQLAGLPVVVTDVQGLPETVGDGSRGHIVEADDPEALADGVERLLIDWPGALELAEHARHEAAALFAPERYHDSLRKTINELTAPGTDGRRVPRRALRVRRRNR from the coding sequence ATGACCCGTTCACCGTTCGAAAGCCCCGTTACGGCCCGGAAGACAGCGGCGGTGTTTCGGAAGGCCGTCCGTGACCGCTTTCGGCCCCACGACCATCGGAACCACTCGCCGAGCGAACTGCTGCTGGTGCACCCGTCCGCCGAGTTGTACGGTTCCGACCGCGTGTTCCTCGAATCGGTGCGAGCGCTGACCGGGGCGGGGCACCGTGTGCTGGTGGTACTGCCCCAGCGGGGTCCACTCGTACCGTATCTGCGACGCACCGGAGCACGGGTGCACCACTGCCCCACGGCGGTGTTGCGGAAAAGCGTGCTGCATCCCACCGGCCTGCTCGGTTTTCTGCGGGACGGTCTTGTCGCGCTACCCGCCATGCTTCGACTGCTGTCCCACCGTTACGCGGCCGTCTACATCAGCACGATCACCGTTCCCACCTGGACGTTACTGGCAGCCGCGCTCGGGCACCGCGTGGTGACGCACGTGCACGAGGCCGAGGACACCCAACCGTTACCGGTACGTGTCGGGCTGACGCTTCCACTGCTGGCCTCCCGCAGTGTCGTGGTCAACAGTCGTGCCGCCGCCAGTGTGCTGCACCGAGCGATTCCTCGGCTGCGGGACCGGACCAGCGTGATCTACAACGGGGTCGCCGGGCCCGGAAACCCCCGCGTGGACACCGGGAACACCCGACCGGGACGGCTCGTCCTGGTGGGCAGGCTCTCGCCGCGCAAAGGCACGGACACGGCGGTGCGGGCACTCGCGCTGCTGCGGGAACGGGGACATCCGGTCACGCTGGATCTGATCGGCTCCGTCTTCGACGGTTACGAATGGTTCGAACGTGAGATCGAGCGGCTGGTCCGTGCGCACGGACTGTGGGACTCGGTCCGACTGCACGGCTTCGACTCCGATGTCTGGCACCACTACGCCGAAGCGGACATCGCCCTGGTGCCCTCCCGGTTCGAGCCGTTCGGCAATACCGCGGTCGAGGCGCAGCTCGCCGGACTGCCGGTGGTGGTCACCGACGTCCAGGGACTCCCCGAAACCGTCGGCGACGGCAGCCGCGGCCACATCGTCGAAGCCGACGACCCCGAGGCTCTCGCGGACGGCGTGGAACGACTGCTGATCGACTGGCCGGGTGCGTTGGAGCTCGCGGAGCACGCCCGTCACGAGGCCGCCGCGCTGTTCGCCCCGGAGCGCTACCACGACTCGCTACGAAAAACGATCAACGAGCTCACCGCACCCGGGACCGACGGTCGTCGTGTCCCGCGAAGGGCCCTTCGGGTGCGAAGGCGAAACCGGTGA
- a CDS encoding hypothetical protein (product_source=Hypo-rule applied; pfam=PF14606; superfamily=52266) — protein MHDEPTPIDTPLTANLLRGAVETEHTERGLLPHRLPARALAQCGDGQLAMAESQPSGVRLALRTRATTVELDTVPTKRIYRGAPPRPDGIYDLLVDGSLVEQSHVSGGDTLEIDMTTGDVQRHTGAVGTLRFTDLPERVKDLEIWLPHDETTELVSLRTDAPVEPSPESERAVWLHHGSSISHGSNAASPTATWPALAANTAGVDLINLGMGGSALLDPFTARTMRDTPADLISLKLGINLVNADLMRLRAFTPAVHGFLDTIREGHPDAPLLVVSPIHCPIHEATPGPSAPDLTESALGRLRFLATGDPAERANGKLTLETIRAELAGIVAQRAAEDPRLHYLDGRELYGPTDYAELPLPDELHPDSAAHRRMGERFTGFAFAPEGPFAGHDDRRSRVR, from the coding sequence ATGCACGACGAGCCGACCCCGATCGACACACCTCTCACCGCGAATCTGCTGCGCGGCGCGGTCGAGACGGAGCACACCGAACGCGGATTGCTACCGCATCGGCTGCCCGCCAGGGCACTCGCCCAGTGCGGTGACGGGCAACTCGCCATGGCCGAGAGCCAGCCCTCCGGCGTTCGGCTCGCCCTGCGCACCCGAGCCACTACTGTCGAGCTGGACACCGTGCCGACCAAGCGGATCTACCGTGGGGCGCCGCCTCGACCGGACGGAATCTACGACCTGCTCGTCGACGGCTCGCTGGTGGAGCAGTCCCATGTCAGCGGGGGCGACACCCTCGAAATCGACATGACGACAGGTGACGTCCAGCGGCATACCGGAGCGGTCGGAACCCTTCGCTTCACCGATCTGCCCGAACGCGTGAAGGACCTCGAGATCTGGTTACCGCACGACGAGACCACCGAACTCGTGTCCCTGCGCACTGACGCCCCTGTCGAGCCGTCCCCGGAATCGGAGCGTGCCGTCTGGTTGCACCACGGCAGTTCGATCAGCCACGGTTCCAACGCCGCGAGTCCCACCGCGACCTGGCCCGCGCTCGCCGCGAACACCGCCGGGGTGGACCTGATCAACCTGGGAATGGGCGGCAGCGCGCTGCTCGACCCGTTCACCGCGCGAACGATGCGCGACACTCCGGCCGACCTGATCAGCCTCAAGCTCGGCATCAACCTGGTCAACGCCGATCTGATGCGGCTGCGTGCCTTCACACCCGCGGTGCACGGTTTCCTCGACACCATCCGGGAAGGGCATCCCGACGCTCCGCTGCTGGTCGTCTCACCCATCCACTGCCCGATCCACGAGGCCACCCCGGGACCCAGCGCCCCCGACCTCACCGAGTCCGCTCTCGGACGGTTGCGCTTCCTCGCCACCGGGGACCCGGCGGAACGGGCGAACGGGAAGCTCACGCTGGAAACGATTCGAGCCGAACTGGCCGGGATCGTGGCGCAGCGGGCGGCGGAGGATCCGAGGTTGCACTACCTGGACGGACGTGAACTCTACGGCCCGACCGATTACGCCGAACTACCACTACCCGACGAGCTCCATCCGGATTCCGCCGCTCACCGTCGTATGGGTGAACGTTTCACCGGTTTCGCCTTCGCACCCGAAGGGCCCTTCGCGGGACACGACGACCGTCGGTCCCGGGTGCGGTGA
- a CDS encoding hypothetical protein (product_source=Hypo-rule applied; cath_funfam=3.60.20.30; cleavage_site_network=SignalP-noTM; superfamily=49265,50998), whose translation MLRRSRRVGAAFVGILGLGLLTAPAGAAEQQPQPVTAGALPTPQTNGIVLSMAIVGDTVYAGGHFSKARPAGVSPGGAGEVNRDNLLAFDIRTGQLLDWSPSVTSTAFESSADPGTLCDSLGENRWRCDTVFNVTAAPDESRVYVGGDFDRINDRWRSRVASFDAADRTLVDGFDPTVAGRVRALSVTEDTVYMGGAFDSVDGTDRTRLGAVSTTGELLPWNPTVDATVHSISAVPEQQRTLIGGAFDNVNGQSHSALMAVDDTTGANVSWQWQAPSPKDVVTDIDTDGNGRAYFGAYNWNADGAARFEGRGAVRIDNGATVWMDGCYGDTQSVAVSEGVVYAASHTHSCAALGAFPEDGAIDYQRLSAESTAVAGTAVADSNHVTEGDPVPALLPWLPNTNGGPADSPWENGTWAIEADSDYVVVGGEFTTVNGTRQQSLTRFAARSVPEAINNGPQVPFRAPEVRRQWPSGDVTIEWTGTWDAQNRAIRYEVVRVGESEPIHTVTKESWPWSLPTMRFTDTQAPDGSTEYWIRAVDADGAAIGSPRGSTDW comes from the coding sequence ATGTTACGTCGTAGCCGAAGAGTTGGCGCGGCTTTTGTCGGGATCCTCGGGCTGGGGCTGTTGACCGCTCCGGCGGGGGCCGCCGAGCAACAACCACAGCCGGTTACGGCCGGTGCGTTGCCCACACCGCAGACGAACGGGATCGTGCTGTCGATGGCGATCGTGGGCGATACCGTCTACGCGGGCGGTCACTTCAGCAAGGCCCGTCCCGCCGGGGTATCTCCGGGAGGTGCCGGCGAGGTCAACAGGGACAACCTGCTGGCCTTCGACATCCGGACCGGGCAGCTGCTCGACTGGTCCCCCTCGGTGACCTCCACAGCGTTCGAATCCAGCGCGGATCCCGGTACGCTGTGCGACTCGCTCGGCGAGAATCGTTGGCGATGCGACACGGTTTTCAACGTCACCGCCGCCCCTGACGAGAGCAGGGTCTACGTCGGGGGGGACTTCGACCGGATCAACGATCGGTGGCGTTCCAGGGTGGCGTCCTTCGACGCGGCCGACCGTACGCTGGTGGACGGGTTCGACCCGACGGTGGCCGGTCGCGTACGGGCTCTCTCGGTCACCGAGGACACCGTCTACATGGGGGGTGCTTTCGACAGCGTCGACGGCACCGATCGCACCAGGCTGGGCGCGGTGTCGACCACGGGGGAACTGCTGCCGTGGAATCCCACCGTCGACGCGACTGTCCACAGCATATCGGCAGTGCCGGAACAGCAGCGCACGCTCATCGGCGGTGCCTTCGACAATGTCAACGGGCAGTCCCACTCCGCGCTGATGGCCGTTGACGACACCACCGGTGCGAACGTCTCCTGGCAGTGGCAGGCTCCCTCCCCGAAGGACGTGGTCACCGACATCGACACCGACGGGAACGGCCGTGCCTATTTCGGCGCGTACAACTGGAACGCCGACGGCGCCGCTCGTTTCGAGGGCCGTGGTGCCGTACGCATCGACAACGGTGCCACTGTCTGGATGGACGGGTGTTACGGCGATACCCAGTCGGTCGCCGTGTCCGAGGGAGTGGTCTACGCGGCATCCCACACGCACTCCTGTGCCGCACTCGGGGCTTTTCCCGAGGACGGGGCCATCGATTACCAGCGGTTGAGCGCGGAGAGCACGGCCGTGGCCGGTACGGCGGTTGCCGACTCGAACCACGTGACCGAGGGAGATCCGGTTCCCGCGTTGCTGCCCTGGCTGCCCAACACCAACGGTGGCCCGGCGGACAGCCCCTGGGAGAACGGGACGTGGGCGATCGAAGCCGATTCGGACTACGTCGTCGTCGGTGGTGAGTTCACCACTGTCAACGGCACACGGCAGCAGTCGTTGACCCGGTTCGCGGCGCGTTCGGTGCCGGAAGCGATCAACAACGGTCCCCAGGTGCCGTTCCGAGCTCCGGAGGTGCGGCGCCAGTGGCCCAGCGGGGACGTCACGATCGAGTGGACCGGAACCTGGGACGCCCAGAACCGTGCCATTCGTTACGAAGTGGTGCGGGTCGGTGAGTCCGAGCCGATCCACACGGTGACGAAGGAGTCCTGGCCGTGGTCGCTGCCCACCATGCGGTTCACCGATACCCAGGCTCCCGACGGGAGCACGGAGTACTGGATCAGAGCCGTCGACGCCGACGGGGCGGCCATCGGTTCGCCACGGGGCAGTACGGATTGGTGA
- a CDS encoding hypothetical protein (product_source=Hypo-rule applied), producing the protein MFRMENNLVTISYFPFKETKLVAEGSSRPFRTTGRVVARPPDA; encoded by the coding sequence ATGTTCCGGATGGAGAACAACCTCGTAACAATCAGCTATTTTCCGTTCAAGGAAACAAAACTCGTTGCCGAAGGGAGCAGTCGGCCCTTCCGCACCACGGGACGTGTGGTCGCGCGGCCACCGGACGCGTAG
- a CDS encoding glycosyltransferase involved in cell wall biosynthesis (product_source=COG0438; cath_funfam=3.40.50.1100; cog=COG0438; pfam=PF13579,PF13692; superfamily=53756): MRIAMLGTRGVPARYGGFETCVEEVGARLVRLGHEVTVYCRNGNDEIERSPEYRGMRLVRLPALRRKTLETLSHTGVSVGHLLRDPPDVAVVFNAANAPFLPLLRARGVPVVTHVDGLEWKRAKWGRLGSRYYRAAEALAVRCSDALIADSRGIQDYYAQRFDVGTEYIPYGAPVLDTVGADTLSEHGLRAGEYHLVVARFEPENHVDVAVAGYLRSGAVHPLVIVGAAPYADSYTAHVRRLAARGSGVRLLGSVWDQRGLDQLYANALTYVHGHSVGGTNPSLLRAMGAATATSAYDVPFNREVLGEHGVYFTDPASLAECFDRAEEFPQDTMDRGRAQLSALRGNYDWDVVARGYAELAERLCARRVFPVREKVSRLFGRAVTGRTEPRRSQPDRKE, translated from the coding sequence ATGCGCATAGCGATGTTGGGTACGCGGGGTGTTCCCGCGCGATACGGTGGATTCGAGACCTGCGTGGAGGAGGTGGGGGCCCGGTTGGTTCGGCTGGGCCACGAAGTCACCGTGTACTGCCGCAACGGCAATGACGAGATCGAACGGAGCCCCGAGTACCGGGGAATGCGGTTGGTCCGGCTGCCCGCCCTCCGCAGGAAAACCCTGGAGACGCTGAGTCACACCGGCGTCTCGGTGGGACACCTGTTGCGGGATCCACCGGATGTGGCCGTGGTTTTCAACGCCGCGAACGCGCCGTTCCTGCCCTTGCTGCGAGCTCGTGGGGTGCCGGTTGTCACCCATGTCGACGGCTTGGAGTGGAAACGTGCCAAATGGGGGAGGCTCGGGTCCCGTTACTACCGGGCGGCCGAAGCACTGGCGGTTCGCTGTTCCGACGCGCTCATCGCCGATTCCCGGGGGATCCAGGACTACTACGCGCAGCGGTTCGACGTCGGCACGGAATACATCCCCTACGGTGCTCCCGTGCTGGACACCGTCGGTGCCGACACGCTGTCCGAACACGGACTGCGGGCAGGGGAGTACCACCTCGTGGTGGCGCGTTTCGAACCGGAGAACCACGTGGACGTCGCGGTGGCCGGTTATCTCCGGAGTGGTGCGGTGCACCCGCTGGTGATCGTGGGGGCGGCTCCTTACGCGGATTCCTACACCGCGCACGTCCGCAGGCTCGCGGCGCGCGGTTCCGGGGTGAGGCTGCTGGGGTCGGTCTGGGATCAGCGGGGCCTCGACCAGCTCTACGCGAACGCGCTCACGTATGTTCACGGGCATTCGGTCGGTGGCACCAACCCGTCGTTGCTGCGCGCTATGGGGGCCGCGACCGCGACCTCGGCCTACGATGTGCCGTTCAACCGGGAAGTGCTGGGGGAGCACGGTGTCTATTTCACCGATCCGGCTTCGTTGGCCGAATGCTTCGACCGTGCCGAGGAGTTTCCACAGGACACGATGGATCGTGGGCGCGCACAGCTCTCCGCGCTGCGGGGGAACTACGACTGGGACGTCGTGGCCCGCGGTTACGCGGAACTGGCGGAGCGGTTGTGTGCCCGTCGAGTCTTCCCGGTAAGGGAAAAGGTGTCGCGGTTGTTCGGTCGCGCCGTGACCGGCCGTACCGAACCGCGGCGGAGTCAACCGGACAGAAAGGAGTGA
- a CDS encoding exopolysaccharide biosynthesis polyprenyl glycosylphosphotransferase (product_source=TIGR03025; cog=COG2148; pfam=PF02397,PF13727; tigrfam=TIGR03025; transmembrane_helix_parts=Inside_1_61,TMhelix_62_84,Outside_85_87,TMhelix_88_110,Inside_111_122,TMhelix_123_145,Outside_146_149,TMhelix_150_169,Inside_170_328,TMhelix_329_348,Outside_349_515) — protein sequence MRLSSRQREHPVELRQKIPAAGGSGPEASGVGTTEVRRDARRDGSPRSHSARVLPWERRYRSLVALGDVTATGLAVAGGTVISAPSDPWRTVLFAAVTAAALLVALVPAWDHRILGQGAEEFHRLGRALLTAAVLLAFGAVAAGVGQLRGWIFAVLPSAAVLCLLQRYVLRKLLHRKRAAGRCMLPVIAAGDPEALRDLIARTRRESHLGWQIRAVCTTGRAGSGAEVDQIDSVPVVGNLGDVARQARLDAYRAVMISADGYWTRQRLQWLSWELEGTATEMVVAPVLMDIAGPRVHVSEVLGMPLLRLSEPVLTGPRLFVKSVMDRTGALFLLLVLSPLLLVIAAGIKLDSAGPVFYRQRRVGHNGHVFTMLKFRTMVTGADASPSDGELTDEGAGPLFKSRCDPRVTGLGSVLRSYSLDELPQLVNVLVGDMSLVGPRPPLPNETESYEPEMHRRFLVRPGMTGLWQVSGRSDLSWAESVRLDLRYVENWSLTLDGMILWKTVRAVMSREGAY from the coding sequence ATGCGGTTATCCTCGCGGCAGCGGGAACACCCCGTCGAGCTACGGCAGAAGATTCCCGCCGCGGGCGGTTCGGGCCCGGAGGCTTCCGGTGTCGGAACCACCGAAGTGAGGCGCGACGCGCGCCGCGATGGCTCGCCGCGGTCGCACAGTGCTCGGGTGTTGCCGTGGGAGCGTCGTTACCGCTCGTTGGTGGCTCTCGGCGATGTGACCGCCACGGGGCTGGCCGTGGCGGGTGGCACCGTGATCTCGGCACCTTCCGATCCGTGGCGGACGGTGCTGTTCGCGGCCGTCACCGCCGCCGCGCTGCTCGTCGCCCTGGTTCCGGCCTGGGACCATCGAATCCTCGGGCAGGGAGCCGAGGAGTTCCACCGGTTGGGCAGGGCACTGCTGACCGCTGCCGTGCTGTTGGCGTTCGGGGCGGTCGCCGCCGGTGTCGGTCAGTTGCGGGGCTGGATCTTCGCCGTGTTGCCCTCGGCCGCCGTGCTGTGCTTGTTGCAGCGTTACGTGCTGCGCAAACTGCTGCATCGGAAGCGGGCCGCGGGGCGCTGTATGCTTCCGGTCATCGCGGCGGGGGATCCCGAAGCGCTGCGCGATCTGATCGCGCGTACCCGGCGGGAGTCCCACCTCGGTTGGCAGATCCGCGCGGTGTGCACCACGGGACGAGCGGGAAGTGGTGCGGAGGTCGACCAGATCGACTCCGTTCCGGTGGTGGGAAACCTCGGCGACGTCGCCCGACAGGCGCGGTTGGATGCCTACCGGGCGGTGATGATCAGTGCCGACGGCTACTGGACACGTCAACGGCTGCAGTGGCTGTCCTGGGAACTGGAGGGTACCGCCACCGAGATGGTGGTGGCTCCGGTGCTGATGGACATCGCCGGTCCCAGAGTGCACGTGTCCGAAGTGCTCGGCATGCCGCTGTTGCGGCTGAGCGAGCCGGTGCTGACCGGGCCGCGGCTGTTCGTCAAGTCCGTTATGGACAGAACAGGGGCACTGTTTTTGCTGTTGGTGTTGTCTCCCCTGCTGCTCGTGATCGCCGCGGGGATCAAACTGGACAGCGCGGGGCCGGTTTTCTACCGGCAACGACGTGTCGGTCACAACGGCCACGTGTTCACCATGTTGAAGTTCCGGACGATGGTCACCGGCGCGGATGCCTCACCCTCCGATGGTGAGCTCACCGACGAGGGAGCCGGGCCGCTGTTCAAGTCGAGGTGCGATCCCAGGGTGACCGGTCTCGGTTCCGTGCTGCGGAGCTACTCCCTGGACGAGTTGCCGCAGCTGGTCAACGTTCTCGTCGGTGACATGTCACTGGTGGGGCCGCGGCCGCCACTACCGAACGAGACCGAGTCCTACGAGCCGGAGATGCACCGTCGCTTCCTGGTGCGTCCCGGGATGACCGGACTGTGGCAGGTCAGCGGCAGGAGTGACCTCTCGTGGGCGGAGAGCGTGCGGCTGGATCTGCGTTACGTGGAGAACTGGTCACTGACGTTGGACGGGATGATCCTCTGGAAGACGGTGCGTGCTGTGATGTCCAGGGAGGGAGCCTACTGA